AGTTCTCCGTAATTATCTATAACAAGTGCCCAATAACGCCTATTCCAGCTCAAAGTTAACATAAACCCGACTCTCCCATCCCGAAAGCATCGGCCGTCCCCCTTTCAATCCTCCTGCAGTTTCCCTCGTATAAGCCAGCAAGCGAACGTCCTCATTAGAGCAGCCCAACACAGTAGGAACATCCGGACCAAGTCTGTCCTCGCGACTCATGTTCAAAACGACAAcagccttcctcttctcagaCCGTCGTCCCTTGACGGGTACAATGCTCTCTTTGACATATGAAAATAATGACTCGTCCTCTGgatcaaggagcttgaagGAACCGAAGACGAAGATATCTTGATACTGCTTTCGAAGGCGAAGCATGGCCTTGTAGAAACTGAGAATGGAGTTGGGATCTTTGACTTGCTTGGCGACGTTGATATCGCGATAGTCATCGTGGACTCTCATCCACGGCTTCGCCGACGCGCCAGCAAATCCAGCATTGGGTGAGTCATTCCACTGGAAGGGAATGCGAGAGTGATCGCGCGCCATGATTTGAAGTCCGTGCATCGTGTCTCTAACACGCTTCTCATCGCCTGACGCGACGGCTTCGGCGTAAAAGTTGCTGCTTTCGATATCCTTGTACTCTTCAATTCCCCACGACCTCGGCATGTTGGTCATGCCAATTTCCTGTCCTTGGTACAGGAATAAAGTGCCTGTGAGTGTTGTCTGCCAGATAGCTAGAGTCTTTGCTGACTTGAGCCACCACTCTGGCGTTGACGCGTCACCAAAACGATCAACAGCTCGACCATTGTCGTGATTCTCGCAAAACGCGGTCGCCCACGCATCTGTGCCCTCAATGAAGCTCTGCCATTTGTACACGAATGCCTTCAGCTTAGATAATGGGAATGGCTGGTATATGTACTTGTCACCAAAGCCGTTTCCATTGCCAAGTCTGATCATGGAGAACTCAAACACCATGTCCAGTTCTTTCGCAGCGGCTGATACATAGGGAATGACTTGTGAAGGATTAGGCGTGTTGGATAGCTCGCCGACTGATACGGCGTTGTAAGGACCAAGTACTTTCTCGTACATCTCGTGAATGAACTCATGAATGCGCGGTCCGTTGCACCACATTTCGGGTGCAGGCTGATGAGGCGATGAAGGGTCTGTGATAGGCGCGTCGACAAAATCTCTCCTCTTGGAGTATT
This DNA window, taken from Fusarium oxysporum f. sp. lycopersici 4287 chromosome 7, whole genome shotgun sequence, encodes the following:
- a CDS encoding alpha-glucosidase yields the protein MGSIVWDDEHQYIGKQPWWKAASFYQVYPASFKDSNNDGWGDLPGLISKLDYLSDLGIDVVWVSPIFESPQKDMGYDVSDYQKIYEPYGSVEDVDILVKECHARGLKIILDLVVNHTSIEHEWFKESRSSKDNPKRDWYIWKPARYDENGVRHPPTNWRGYFACSTWTWDELTQEYYLHLYAPDQPDLNWDNDECRVAIYENTMRFWLDRGVDGFRIDTVNKYSKRRDFVDAPITDPSSPHQPAPEMWCNGPRIHEFIHEMYEKVLGPYNAVSVGELSNTPNPSQVIPYVSAAAKELDMVFEFSMIRLGNGNGFGDKYIYQPFPLSKLKAFVYKWQSFIEGTDAWATAFCENHDNGRAVDRFGDASTPEWWLKSAKTLAIWQTTLTGTLFLYQGQEIGMTNMPRSWGIEEYKDIESSNFYAEAVASGDEKRVRDTMHGLQIMARDHSRIPFQWNDSPNAGFAGASAKPWMRVHDDYRDINVAKQVKDPNSILSFYKAMLRLRKQYQDIFVFGSFKLLDPEDESLFSYVKESIVPVKGRRSEKRKAVVVLNMSREDRLGPDVPTVLGCSNEDVRLLAYTRETAGGLKGGRPMLSGWESRVYVNFELE